In Eulemur rufifrons isolate Redbay chromosome 2, OSU_ERuf_1, whole genome shotgun sequence, the sequence ACTTACAGactcaaaaaatgaataaaattgaatgtgaaagaatagaaaaataaacaaaaacctctTGTCCCAGCTAAACCAGTGTTGCTGTACTGTTTGCACCATCGTAACAATAAGCTATtaatacaacaaaacaaacatCTGCTCTAAGAATAGCATGAAATGATGTGATAGCCACTGGGAAAACTAGGTCCCAAGAGCCAATTAATGGGCTCCTGAAGGAAGGGAAAAGTTGGGATACAATTGACAATCTTCCCTCATGAAGTCCCACTTTTGGAATCCACAAGAGACTATATCCTTTAGGTCTTAGGATAAATAAGACATAGGTTTCAAAGCAACACAGATAAGTCTCTGTTGTGCAATAAATATGCCGATTTCTCTCATGCCATACTGCATAAGATCTTTTGTGGCTCCTGGCTGCCAAGAATGCCATGCCCtcctccctgtctgccttttgcTGCAGTGAAAACAGAAGATTATAAGTCAGACCTGCCAGTTGTATGAGAAGATGGATTCAGAGGAGATAAAAGTATAGGGCAGCTCTGAGGTGTGCCTTTTAACTCTGCCTTCTTTTGCGTGACTGCAAGAACAGGCCCTTGTGTTACATGAATGAAGGGAAGGAAATTCACCTTTACAAGTAAGAGGGCTGGGAACTCAGGGAAGTGagatatgtgtgtggggggggggcctCAGTAGTATGTACATTCTGTCTTTGTCAACCAGAAGTTGTTACCAGTCAGAACCAGCTCTTTGGGGTAACAGAGATACTAGCAAAGTGACATCTGGATAGGATTCACAAAGTGGCTATAAGAAGGGCTAAAAAACCTCAGCTCTCCCCAGTTTAGTGCTGTTTTCTTCTTCCAAAGAGCAAATGCTCAGCCAGTGAGAGAAGGAAGAGCAATGAGATGATCGAGCATGCCAGACGTGAGTTCAGGTCCACGTGGTTTGCAAAACCATGGGAAACTTCTGCACGTTGGTCACCaaatatttcttgcttttttcactctttCCTCTTGGTTTGTTTGGCTTCTGTGGTACTCTAATTCCTGCTACAGAGGAATTACAGCTATTTTACCCCAAAAATGATCTATTCACAGGTTTTAGAGGAGGCTGAAAGTGAAGTATGATGTGAAAAATTCTGAATCTCTCTCATCCCAGGTGTCACTAATTGCAATAATCAAGGTCATTCTTAAAGATATGACATGTGATCTGGAAACTAACACATTTTGAAactaatacattaataaatattcttagctagaatacttttattaaaaaatgtctgGGGCTTCCTGGGGCTGTATTCTGCACTTGTAATTTCCTGATTAAACATTATCATTCTATCATTTTAACTTTGCGTCATTTAGTCCCAAATGATGACTGTCTCTCATTAACAAAAaggatacaaaaaataaattaataaattaagacCAAACTATTGTCAAAAGAACCTTAGGAAATTTTGTTGATATTGTTTTACCTCTCCCACAATAGAAGTCAGGTCATGTTCCAAACTAAGTCTAATTCAGGGAAGTTTTCATAAAGATTCTCCATGCACTTCCCAAAACAACTCCAACTTTCCACACCTATAATGGAATTCAAGCAACTGAAGGGGTAAGGAAATGAAAGGGAGATTCTTGCCCAGAGAGGCATTTTATGGCTTCCACATTTTCCTTGGTACCCAGAGGTCTCTGCTTGGAAGCACCTGACATTTGTGACCCACTGTGTCTATCCACAAACTGGAAAAATAGAGGCTTTTCTAGAAGTCCTAACACTGcaaacaaaaatgtcaaaaatattaaaataacacacCAGACCCAGTACTCActttttatatctataaataGAGTTTTACCTAGACCAAGATTTTACAGACTTTTTTTAGCCAAATAGTAAGAGATGGAACCAAATTCAAAGTCACTATGTACATGTCTGAACATTCAAAGGTTTCCTGAGACAACAGACTTTGatgaacactgaagaaagaacatCACATTTGACATTTTTTTGTCTGGGTTATCTTAAGGCACTAACACTGATAAGTATAAACTCCAATACTCATCTAGAATAACAGTAAAATGCATAAAGATTTCATCGtgttatttattatctttctccTACTCTTCCTCTTCTGATAGCTAACCTTTGTGTCTTTGATACCAAAGATCAATGTAATTGAAATTCTCTGTCCAATAATAAgggtcttttatattttatttatagacacaAACATGAATTTCTTATCTCTATACACAGATTTGTAAAGACTATTATTAACCTAATACAAGTTGCTTATTATATTTGGTCCTGTCATTTAccatgagaaaactgaaagagaaatgaGACAGAGTCCAAGAATTCAGAGTTTGATCATATCAAGCACTCTCAAAGTTTGGCACTCTTCAGCAGTATAATTAGATTACTGTTTGTTTAATAGGATAAGAGAATCTATGGAATGCAGggatttctaaaaaataaaaggagatatCCCTGAGGATTAGGGAATAAGGTCATCTGtgtcattgtcattttttttttcctctccacacCGCTGGAAGCCATGAATGTGTCAGGAGTCAACACAGTGACTGAATTCATACTCCTGAGTTTTCCCTGCTCCAGAGAAGTTCAGGTCCTCCTTTTTGTGCTGTTCTTTGTGTCCTACATCCTGACCCTGATAGGAAATGGTTCCATCATCTGTGCAGTGAAGCTGGACCACAGGCTCCATACCCCCATGTACATCTTGCTGGCCAACTTCTCATTCCTGGAGATCTGCTACATCAACACCACTGTTCCAAATATGTTAGGGAACTTCCTATCTGAGACCAAAACCATTTCTTTCACAGCCTGCTTCCTCCAGTTCTACTTCTTCTTCTCCATGGGCACCACTGAGACCTTCTTACTGGCCCTCATGGCTTTTGATCGGTACCTGGCTATCTGCCAGCCTCTCCATTATCCTACCATCGTGAACAATCGTCTCTGCATGAACTCCGTGGCCCTCTGCTGGGCAACGGCCTTCCTCTGCTATCCCGTTCCTATCTACTTTATCACACAGCTTCCCTTTTGTGGCCACCTAGGGGAGTGGCCACCTACCATTGACCACTATGTCTGTGACCCCGGTCCTCTTCTGGCCCTGTCCTGCATCCCTACGCCTGGAATTGAGCTTTCCTGTTCTATATTGAGCTCACTTATTATCTTCATCACCTTCTTCTTCATCCTTGCATCCTATAGCCTGGTTCTCAGAGCAGTGTTTCGCGTTCCTTCCACAGCTGGCAGACGtaaggccttctccacctgtggtTCCCACCTAGTTGTGGTGTCTCTATTCTATGGCAGTCTCATGGTGATGTACATCAGCCCAACCTCTGGAAATCCAGCTGGAATACAGAAGATTGTCACCTTGTTCTACTCCTCAGTGACGCCACTTGTAAACCCACTGATCTATAGTCTCCGGAACAAGGACATGAAGGCTGCcttgaaaaaaattcagatacacacaaaaattaatcaaagtgAGTGAGAGCTCACAAGTGGACCACAATCAGAAGATTTCTTCCCCATTTCTATCCCCAGTTAAAAAGTAAGACTTTATTCATCTGAGATCCAGACCCAAATTCATCAATTTCTGCCTAGTCAAATGATGGCCAAGAATATCCCAATTAAACCAGATCTTGTCTTCAAATCAGGACTTGATAGATGgtaatttgaattaaatgaccTGCATATCTCGATTTAGACTCTTCTCCTACTCTGACCTCCAATAACTGATTGCCCTTTTATCTGTAATCACCTACCTGGTCCTTGGCCTCATATTTTTTTGACCTATAATAAGTGCATATTCCATTCTTGTGCTTGGATTTTCTGGCCTGATGACCTCTGCTCTACTCCTAGCAGAAGAATAGAGCATTCACACCATTTTAATTCAGATAAAAGGAAATTAGTGATAATCAATAAATCATAACTGTgccaaatttttcatttaattggcATCCAAGTGACTAATAACAATCTAAAGTATTGTCTTCCAAATCTGTCTGTTTCATAATTacttgggaaggttttttttaaaggacagatTCCCAGGCCATTCCCCAAATATCCTAAATCATAACCTTTGAAGTAGACCctggaaatctttattttaatgttacCCAGGAGATTCTGGTGCACCTGGACCAGAACCAGTCCAGAGACTGATCTTAAAGAGCcactatttataatatttttaataaatgtgacataggcagagaaatagaaatcttATATTAGTTGGGAGAAGTGAAAGACGTTACAGTGATTTGCCACAACTATTTGGTCAAAAATAAATTGGTCAGTTGGCAACTAGGgttgatatattttattcattcatacaaaaatatccatttaCCTCTGTGACATGCAGTGGAACATAGGAGATAAAATCCCTGCCTTTCGgaaacttacattctagtaaGGGAGATAGATTATAAGCAGGTAGCCACATAAATCTATAATTCTAATAGTCACTAgaagtataaaaagaataaaggagacTATGAATATAGAAAATGTTGGAGTAAGATAGGGAATAATATAGACAGGATGGTCAGAGAATTCTTTTGTGAGGAGGTAATACTTCAAAGTAAGGGTATAAGCCATGCAAAGATCTAGGGAAATCAAGTTCCAAGTAAGTACAGGTTAACTTTGGGTtttcaaaaaacaggaaaaggttAATTTTGGAAatccagaaaaaggaaatggtAAATGAGGCTGGGGAGGTAGGCAAAATCAGATCATTTAGCAGCCTCTAAGCCACAATAAAGAGTGTTTTATCTGAAGTCCTGGGGAAACTACTCAATGCTATATACTAAGGGAAAGGCTTAATAAAAATCACGCCAGTTTCACAAGCTCTTCCTAACttggaaatatttgtttatttacatgtttaattATATATACCTTTATTTTATTAGAGTCTACTTTGTTCCATCAAAGATTTGATGTACTCAACAAAAACActtcacaaaaataaagataagaaatgtgaattttaaaagaaaaaatagaatgaagatTTTTGGATCATAAGATCTTATGCTGTTATTAAAGTCAAGCCCTAAAGGTATTATGAACTCCCTTTAAAGCTAAGTGCAGAATGTGGAAACGTTGTTTGTTGTGTGATTTTCATTACCcgtaaagagaaaataaacaggtTCCTCAGAGGAAGCTAAATTATTAGTagttcctaattttaaaataatttctttcatggGGGTTTATACTAGAGAGTCTAACAGATATAGTGAACAGTGGTgcattcttcaaaaatatctgaaatgtatatattatttgtatGTGCACGTGTGAGAGTGTGAGTTGGGACCGGGGAACAATAGAGCTGCTTCTTACAGCATCCCCGAATAGAATTCAAAAGCACTGTATGGAAGTGCAGCTTTATAGAAGCAATGCTTCCCAGATCTAAGAATTATGGTTCAAATATGAGCCTTTGATGATCTGCCTTAACCCAAAAGTATAACCCAAtatattataagaataaaatttaaagctaATTACATGATCACCCAAGTCGAAGATTAATAACCCCTTACATTTGGATATGAAAGTTCTCTTCCATCATGTAGAAGTTGATTTTGAAGGAGTAGTCACAAGAATGGAAGGAATTATTGATAACACAATATTTGTCTCAAGAAGTTTATTgtattctttccccattggaaATAATTTACCTGTAGGAGGCTCCCACACCTGCCCTTCAAAGAAAGGTGAAGGTTTGAAAGGAAGGGTGAACCtagaactgaaaaagaaagagaaagttctGGGAATATTTACTCAATGGGGTACTCAATAGTTACtgaaatgggggtgggagggtaggAGGCAGGAAGAGATATATAAATCCAATAAACTATATTAATCAAATAAATCTTCATGTGTATTctgaataaaaacttttttacttggtttggttttttctttcttagaaaagtTTCACTTAAACATGTACGATGATATGCTGGCTGAAATGAGAAAGAGAGGATTTTATCTCTATAACTTGATCCAAATAGGATAGTGAGTGTAATATGCAGAACTGCAGAGGTCAGATCTTGACATGAGTGGCAGTGGGAGCAAAGTGCCCTCAGAATCCTGGAagcaaagagagggagagagatcaaAACATAGTAAACAGATTCTCAGCAGCCACAGGGACCAATTTCCTCTCATTTGTGGCTTTCTCTCAGCCAGTTTCATGGGAAAAAGTCACCCTCCAGAGCAGAGAGTACCCTCAATGAGTTAACTGAAATCCCATGGGTGATACAAGAGTACATTTTGGCAGCCTGAACCATCTTCAGACCACATGTCATAGATTGGCAACATCTGCATTGTTGATGACCTTATCAgtttatcttctattttttcctaaagaaacatTCAGACTTTATTGGCATGACTGGTAACGATTTTCACATATCGATATGTGAGGAAActctccaggacattggtctgggcaaataCCTCAAAAGctcaggcaaccaaagcaaaaattgacaaatttgaTTATATCaggctaaaaagcttctgcacagcaaaggaaacaatcagcaaagcgaagagacaacctacaaaatgagtgaaaatatttgcaaactaaccACTTGACAAGGCATtgataaccaaaatatataaggagcacaaacaactcaatagaaaaataaaataatatgatttaaaaatgggcaaaaagatctaatagacatttctcacaagaaaacatacaaatagccaacaggtacataaaaaaaattcacatcatcactatcatcagagaactgtaaatcaaaaccacaatgagatatcatctcaccacagttagaatggc encodes:
- the LOC138377548 gene encoding olfactory receptor 11H6-like, which encodes MNVSGVNTVTEFILLSFPCSREVQVLLFVLFFVSYILTLIGNGSIICAVKLDHRLHTPMYILLANFSFLEICYINTTVPNMLGNFLSETKTISFTACFLQFYFFFSMGTTETFLLALMAFDRYLAICQPLHYPTIVNNRLCMNSVALCWATAFLCYPVPIYFITQLPFCGHLGEWPPTIDHYVCDPGPLLALSCIPTPGIELSCSILSSLIIFITFFFILASYSLVLRAVFRVPSTAGRRKAFSTCGSHLVVVSLFYGSLMVMYISPTSGNPAGIQKIVTLFYSSVTPLVNPLIYSLRNKDMKAALKKIQIHTKINQSE